From the Lysinibacillus fusiformis genome, the window TGCACAAAATTTCTCAAGATCATACTCCTGTTCCTCTATTAAACGTTGTGCATTTTCTTTTTTTTCTAGATTCTTAGACACTTCACTATTCAAATTTTTTAATCGCTCAAATTTTTCAATTTGATCCTGAGGCAAAACATTTTCTTCAAGTAGGGTTGTAATTAATGACTCTACTTGATGATATTCTTTTAACTGCATGCATACGGTAATGTACAATTCCATGACTTCTACATAAAGTGTTGTACCCACCGAAAATAATTGCTCACAAACATTTTTTGCCTTGCTATAGTCCTTTAATTCATACAAAGCAAAAGCATAGGCACTAAGAGCAAACTCATCTCCAGCTTCGTATGCAAATGCCTTTTCAAAACTTGCCACCGCTTTTTCATACTGAAAATTTTCAGCAAACATATGCCCTTCACGTATTAAAGTTTGGACAGCGCCTGGAAAAACAACAATATTGTCATGTTTAATGACATGACGCTTTCTTTTTGTCATTTTTCTCACCTCATTATTCTAATTTTCATTTCTGTTATTTACTAAAAAAATCCACAAGTTTCTTGTTTTTAACAAAAAATCATTGCTTTTGCATTCATATTTTGTAATAAATTGTATTATAATTAGAATAGTCTAAAATTTATCACAATTCGCAGACGTTCCCCATTATTGTCTGCATCAAGAAAATCAAGTTCTTAACAAGGAGTGGAATCCATGCAATTACTTGATACAATTACAGAATTTGATCATTGTATCTCATCTGCATTCGAGGCATTATCGATTAAAGTCATTTCAATTTCTACAACGAACGGCCCTCTTCAAGATATGCCGATAGAATTTGAACTTTTAACACGCACCAAAATCGACGTCTACACACAAGAAGCCAGCACCTATATTTTAAGAATTCAAGGGTGTATTCCTGGTTCTATTGCACTTGGTCATCAAAACGAGTCTCTTTCCATTATTCCTCAAAAAGTAAACATTGAATGCAACTACAAGCTGTTACATGTTGATAAAAAAGATATGCAGCAAATTTTACAACATCCTGAACCAAATCGTCATTATTGTGAATGGCTCATTGATGCAATCAAAAACGCCAATATTCTTGTCGAGTTAAAGACAAATCAACACACGCTTACTGAATGGCCAATTGGCATCAAATCAGCAGTCATTATTTAGCTAGACAAAGACATACTTTAATAGGTATGTCTTTTCTTGTTGTTGAAAAAAGATGTTGTCAACGGCAGAGAAAGCAATTTTGCAAGGTGAGGGGTTGATTTCCGTTCCGCCAGCGTCCTTTCCAGAGGGCGTCCGATGAGCCGCTTCACTCACTTACGTTCGCTCCAGGGTCTCCTCTGTGACGCTAAATCCCCAAGGAGTGACGCTGGCTCCACTCCAATCAACCATGCTGCAAAAGTGTCTTTACTTTTTTTCATAGTAGCATAGCGATCAAATCGCCCATTA encodes:
- a CDS encoding CDC27 family protein, encoding MTKRKRHVIKHDNIVVFPGAVQTLIREGHMFAENFQYEKAVASFEKAFAYEAGDEFALSAYAFALYELKDYSKAKNVCEQLFSVGTTLYVEVMELYITVCMQLKEYHQVESLITTLLEENVLPQDQIEKFERLKNLNSEVSKNLEKKENAQRLIEEQEYDLEKFCALTPNEQSIRLHRLMDTNVRQLKEALKAIIECSTVHPFVQSLALILLVEQEVAIDVTIAKFNQTKTVNPTELVLPNQLPQYGEIKNILEMKLEQDPSTLEMVQYLMAKHAIVTYPFEWQPFEADDVAYSYIDFVLAMLGNVQEMDYEIIDFLQMLEKLTELH